The Methylopila sp. M107 genome contains the following window.
CCTCGTCCCGCATGGCCGGCCGGTACCGATCACGCCTTCCCGACGGGAAGAGGTCTCACGACCAGAACATAGAAGGAACAAACTGTCAAGGAATAATTTCCGATACAGCGTGGTCCGGTCCCCCGCCCCTCCCCCGCCCCTCCCTTGTCCCGGCCTTGAGCCGGGACCCGGAGTCGCCATGCGTTCGGGCGCGGGCCGCATACGCGGCGTCTCCCTCAGGTCGCGGGTTTGACGGCGGTCTCGTTCAGCGAGAGTTTCGGCGCGGTCTCGCGCCCGCGACGCCGGGGGCCGACCGGCGACTGGATCGGTTCGAGCGCGATGACGACCGGGCTCGGATAATGCTCGAGCGTCGCGCCGGTCGCAGCGTCCACGCCCATCCCGATGACGCCGCCGACGAGGAGGTTGCCCGCAAAACCGGCCGCGCCGCGACCGGCGACCTTGGTCTTCACCGGAACGCTGGCGTCGCGATAGCCGGGCTTCGAAGCCGTGACCACGAACTCGTCCTTGCGACCGACCTGGAACGTGCAAGGGGTGGCGGGGCAGGCATGGTTCATGGAGGTGCGCACCGCCGCGCCCTGCGGCTCGGTGTTGACCGTAATCTGCTCGGTCGTGCCGCGCGTGATCGAGGCGCAACCGGCCAACGCACAGCACGTCGCGGCGACAAGAAACATGCGCATGCAAGGGTATCCCGGCACCAAAATTGGTGAGGACGCCCTATAGGGCCGAATCGCGCTTAGGTTGTATCCGTAGAACTACTTATCGGTCGACCACTGCGGTCGCGTTCACTGGAACGGCGCATGAGGGGGCCCGCCTGGTCGCGGCGGGCCGCTCGCACTGAAAAACCTCACGCCGCGGCGCGGTTTTGGATGCGGCCGTGGACGAGATCGTGGATGAAGCCGAGCTTCCGCACGACCGCGTCGGCCAGCACGAACGGATAGGCGTCGCCGATGCCGATCGAGCGGTTCAGCATGTTGAGCGCAGCCGCAGTCGCGAACCAGCTGGTCGCGATGTCCCCGATGGTCGCGCCCTTGCCGTAGACGTCGAAACTCGCCTCGGTGCTGATCGCGTCTTCCTTGTCGACGCGCGGATCGACCTTGAAGCCGAGCGCCCGCGCGGTGTCGAGCGTGTCGGTGATGTGGAAGTAGTGCGCCCAGGTCTCGGCGAAGTCCTCCCACGGATGGACCGCCGCGTAAGACGACAGGTACTCGTCCTGCCAGCCGGGCCTCGGCCCGTTGGCGTAATGGGTCTGCAGCGACTGCTCGTAGTCGACGCTGTCGTCGCCGAACACGGCGCGGCACTGCTCCAGCAATCCGCCGTCGCGCACCAGCCGGTCCCAGTACCAGTGGCCGACCTCGTGGCGGAAATGGCCGAGCAGCGTGCGATAGGGCTCGCCCATGGCCGAACGGCGCTTCTCGCGCTCGGCGTCGTCGGCCTCGACCAGCGCGATGGTGATCAGCCCGTCGTCATGACCCGTCATCACGTGGCCCGCGGCGTTGGGATCGTCGCTCAGGAACTGGAAGCCGAGGCCCTCGGGATGGTCGGCGCGGGTGTCGCGCGGCAGGCCGAGCCGGAAGATCGTGTAGAACAGCCGGCGCTTGGCCACTTCCATCCGCCGCCACAGGTCGAGATTGGCGGCGTCGTCCGTGCTCGGCACGACGAGATTGTGCCTGCAGCAGTCGCAGAACTGCCGGCCGCCGGAGGCCGGAACCAGCCAGTTGCAGACGCTCTGGTCGTAATTTGTGCAGTAGAACCAGCCGGAGCTGTCGCTCCGTTGTCCGACGGACGTCCACGACCCGTCGTCCGCCTGCTCGAGCGCGAGCATCGCGTTGGAGTGCGGTTCGTAGCCGAGCGCATGATTGCAGCGCTCGCAGACGACGTTTTCGAAATAGACGACCTGGCTGCAGGACGGACAGGCGAACAGTCTCATTTGGCCCCCTCGTGGCGCTTTCAGGCGCGAAAATAGCGGTTTGGCCATAAATGCCCACGCGCCCGAGAGGTTCCCTCGTAGGGCGCCGAAATTGTCGTCTGAAATTCCGGCGCCTTGGCGCTTGCTGCGTTGCGGCAGCCGTTTATGGTCCGATGCTTCGAGTTGAAGGATTTTTCCCCACAAGATGTCCGTTCTCGCGAGCCTCCATCACGTCACCCATTATCGTTACGACCGCCCGGTCACGCTGGGCCCGCAGGTCGTACGCCTCAGGCCCGCGCCGCATTCGCGCACAAAGACGCCGTCCTATTCGCTGAAGGTCACGCCGGCCGAGCACTTCATCAACTGGCAGCAGGACCCTTTCGGCAATTATCTCGCCCGCTTCGTGTTCCCCGAGCCCACGACCGAGTTGAAGATAGAGGTCGACCTTCTCGCCGACATGACGGTCTACAATCCGTTCGACTTCTTCGTCGAAGAGGCCGCGACGACATGGCCGTTCGAATATGACGAGGACCTGAAGTCCGATCTAAAACCCTATCTCGAGGTCGAGGCCGTCGGCGACGCCTTCGAGCGCCATGTCGCGGAGATCGACCGCAGCGAGAAGGGCACCGTCAACTTCCTGGTCGGGCTGAACCAGGCGCTGTCCCAAAAGATCAAATATCTCATCCGGATGGAGCCGGGCGTTCAGACTCCGGAAGAGACGCTGACGGTCTGTTCGGGCTCGTGCCGCGACACGTCCTGGCTGCTGGTGCAGACGATGCGGCGGCTCGGCTTCGCGGCGCGCTTCGTGTCGGGCTACCTGATCCAGCTCAAGCCCGACCTCACGGCGCTCGACGGGCCGAAGGGCACCGACAAGGACTTCACCGACCTTCACGCCTGGGCCGAGGTCTATCTGCCGGGCGCGGGCTGGATCGGGCTCGACCCGACGTCAGGCCTTCTGACCGGCGAGAGCCACGTGCCGCTGGCCGCGACGCCGCATTACCGCTCGGCGGCGCCGATCGCGGGCCTCGCGACCTTCGCCAATGTCGATTTCGGCTTCGAGATGACGGTCGACCGCATCGCGGAGCGGCCGCGCGTCTCCTATCCGTTTTCCGAGGAAAGCTGGGTCGCGCTCGACGCGCTCGGCGAAAAGGTCGACGCGGAGCTCGCCCGCAACGACGTCCGCCTCACCATGGGCGGCGAACCGACCTTCGTCTCGATCGACGATTTTCAGGCGCCCGAATGGAACGCCGACGCCACGGGGCCGGCGAAGCGCGCGCTGGCCGACGACCTGATCCGGCGCCTGCGCGACCGCTTCGCGCCGGGCGGCTTCCTGCATTACGGCCAGGGCAAGTGGTATCCGGGCGAAACGCTGCCGCGCTGGACCTTCTCGCTCTACTGGCGAAAGGACGGCAAGCCGATATGGAAGAACGCAGACCTCATCGCGCGCGAGAAGAAGTCGACGGGCGCGGACGCCGCAGCGGCTGAAGCGCTGACGCAGGACGTCGCGCGTTTCATCGGCGTGCCGGCGGAGAACGTCGCGGCGGCCTATGAAGACCCGAGCTACTGGCTCGTGCGCGAGGCGGAGCTGCCGGAAAACGTCGACCCGGCGAACTCGAAGCTTTCCGACCCCGAGCAGCGCGCCCGAATCGCGAAGACCTTCGACCGGGGCCTCGACAAGCCGACCGGCTACGTGTTGCCGATCCAGCCCTGGCAGGCCAATCCGCCGCGTTGGGCGTCCGAGCGCTGGTCGACGCGGCGCGGAAAGCTGTTCCTGACGCCCGGCGACAGCGCGCTCGGCTACCGCCTGCCGCTGGCCTCCCTGCCGCATTTGTCGTCGTCGCAGTACCCCTATTTCTTCCCCGCCGACCCGGTGCGCGAATTCGAGCCGCTCGGCGAACCGGCGTCGCGCAAGCCCGCAGGCGGCGCGTCGCCGAAGCCCGAGGCGGCGGAGATCGAGGCGCATCCGCAGGCCTCGATCTCGGTGCCGCAGCCAGAGACATCGCTTCAGCCTGAGGCCGCAACCAACAACGAGATCGTCGCGACGGTCCGCACCGCGCTCTCTGTCGAGCCGCGCGACGGCAAGCTCTGCGTGTTCATCCCGCCGATGGAGTCGATCGAGGCCTATCTCGATCTGCTCTCCGCCATCGAGGCCTCCGCCGAGGAGCGCGGCGTTCCGGTGCAGATCGAGGGCTACGCGCCGCCGAACGATCCGCGCGTCAACGTCATCCGCGTCGCGCCGGACCCGGGCGTGATCGAGGTCAACGTCCACCCGGCGGCCTCCTGGCGGCAGGCGGTCGAGATCACGACCGGGGTGTACGAGGACGCGCGCCAGTCGCGGCTCGGCGCAGACAAGTTCATGATCGACGGCAAGCATTCCGGAACGGGGGGCGGCAACCATGTCGTGGTCGGCGGCGCGACGCCGCTGGATTCGCCCTTCCTGCGCCGGCCGGACCTGCTGAAGTCCCTGGTGCTGCACTGGCAGCGCCATCCGTCGCTCTCCTACATGTTCTCAGGCATGTTCATCGGCCCGACGAGCCAGGCGCCGCGCGTCGACGAGGCGCGCCATGACGGGCTCTACGAGCTCGAGATCGCGATGGCGAACGTCCCCTCCCCCGGCGACGGCTCGACCACGCCGGCATGGCTGGTCGACCGGCTGTTCCGGAACCTGCTGATCGACGTCACGGGCAACACGCACCGCTCGGAAATCTGCATCGACAAGCTCTATTCGCCGGACGGGCCGACGGGCCGGCTCGGCCTCGTCGAGTTCCGCGGATTCGAGATGCCGCCGGACGCGCGGATGAGCCTCGCCCAGCAGCTGCTGATCCGTGCCATCATCGCGCGGTTCTGGAAGGACCCGGCGACCGGC
Protein-coding sequences here:
- a CDS encoding PEGA domain-containing protein, giving the protein MRMFLVAATCCALAGCASITRGTTEQITVNTEPQGAAVRTSMNHACPATPCTFQVGRKDEFVVTASKPGYRDASVPVKTKVAGRGAAGFAGNLLVGGVIGMGVDAATGATLEHYPSPVVIALEPIQSPVGPRRRGRETAPKLSLNETAVKPAT
- a CDS encoding putative zinc-binding peptidase, whose protein sequence is MRLFACPSCSQVVYFENVVCERCNHALGYEPHSNAMLALEQADDGSWTSVGQRSDSSGWFYCTNYDQSVCNWLVPASGGRQFCDCCRHNLVVPSTDDAANLDLWRRMEVAKRRLFYTIFRLGLPRDTRADHPEGLGFQFLSDDPNAAGHVMTGHDDGLITIALVEADDAEREKRRSAMGEPYRTLLGHFRHEVGHWYWDRLVRDGGLLEQCRAVFGDDSVDYEQSLQTHYANGPRPGWQDEYLSSYAAVHPWEDFAETWAHYFHITDTLDTARALGFKVDPRVDKEDAISTEASFDVYGKGATIGDIATSWFATAAALNMLNRSIGIGDAYPFVLADAVVRKLGFIHDLVHGRIQNRAAA
- a CDS encoding transglutaminase family protein is translated as MSVLASLHHVTHYRYDRPVTLGPQVVRLRPAPHSRTKTPSYSLKVTPAEHFINWQQDPFGNYLARFVFPEPTTELKIEVDLLADMTVYNPFDFFVEEAATTWPFEYDEDLKSDLKPYLEVEAVGDAFERHVAEIDRSEKGTVNFLVGLNQALSQKIKYLIRMEPGVQTPEETLTVCSGSCRDTSWLLVQTMRRLGFAARFVSGYLIQLKPDLTALDGPKGTDKDFTDLHAWAEVYLPGAGWIGLDPTSGLLTGESHVPLAATPHYRSAAPIAGLATFANVDFGFEMTVDRIAERPRVSYPFSEESWVALDALGEKVDAELARNDVRLTMGGEPTFVSIDDFQAPEWNADATGPAKRALADDLIRRLRDRFAPGGFLHYGQGKWYPGETLPRWTFSLYWRKDGKPIWKNADLIAREKKSTGADAAAAEALTQDVARFIGVPAENVAAAYEDPSYWLVREAELPENVDPANSKLSDPEQRARIAKTFDRGLDKPTGYVLPIQPWQANPPRWASERWSTRRGKLFLTPGDSALGYRLPLASLPHLSSSQYPYFFPADPVREFEPLGEPASRKPAGGASPKPEAAEIEAHPQASISVPQPETSLQPEAATNNEIVATVRTALSVEPRDGKLCVFIPPMESIEAYLDLLSAIEASAEERGVPVQIEGYAPPNDPRVNVIRVAPDPGVIEVNVHPAASWRQAVEITTGVYEDARQSRLGADKFMIDGKHSGTGGGNHVVVGGATPLDSPFLRRPDLLKSLVLHWQRHPSLSYMFSGMFIGPTSQAPRVDEARHDGLYELEIAMANVPSPGDGSTTPAWLVDRLFRNLLIDVTGNTHRSEICIDKLYSPDGPTGRLGLVEFRGFEMPPDARMSLAQQLLIRAIIARFWKDPATGSFARWGTQLHDRFMLPAVLWADFLDVLEDLKTAGYPIRAEWFEAQREFRFPFCGRIEREGVALELRQALEPWHVMGETGAIGGTVRYVDSSVERLQVSLGGGDPNRYAVTCNGRLVPLAPVGAGGEHVAGVRFKAWQPASGLHPTLPAQAPLTFDIYDRWSRRSIGGCVYHVAHPGGRNYETYPVNSYEAEARRLARFEDIGHTPGAFEPVRELPNPSFPMTLDLRRPAALNA